A DNA window from Comamonas sp. 26 contains the following coding sequences:
- a CDS encoding TonB-dependent siderophore receptor, with translation MALRYSPLAAALGLAFSGAAWAQQASEVTLGEVQVRSDRQLDPSYNPPTATSATKIEAPLRDIPQTVNVVPQSLLRDQVAQSMQDALKAVPGVGLSHGDGQRDQVTIRGFSAIADQFVDGLRDDALYFRDLSNIEQIEVLKGPASVLYGRGSSGGLINRITKKPGGNLSEVGLTLGRWNQRRGEFDLARAPEGSVVSYRLTGAVERADSYRDQQFLDRKALAASVLIKPSADTSVLLQADYLKDSRLTDFGIPAYQGRPVNVAPGTYYGAANARDVDVSRAEVASLGATLNHRISDSLSLRNAFRYYDYSLDRSNTLVGSVNEKAMTASLTRGNLQRDESGFSNQTELTQKLELAGMKHQLLYGLEFGRQIKELVSYSRANVATVSLLNPVLPTLPPRIDGNPSADNRSVFKVASVYLQDLVTITPQWKALAGVRYDRFQQDTHERLPGKPDLGRTDTAWSPRVGLVYQPSSAWSYYASWSKSFQPSGEAFALAASNAQLAPEKTTSQEVGVKWDLPDGKASVTASLFKLERTNIKSTDPTTNTVVPLGVQRTNGLELTFAGEIAPTWQVWAGYAFLDGEMVTSPAVDAGQPVQGKRPTLTAKHSANLWVTKALGHGFGLGGGLNYVGARFANPGNTVTLPGYMTVDAMAYYRMGAWDVQLKLNNLLDRRYIVAGHGSSPNLNLPGAPRSAQVVARYRF, from the coding sequence ATGGCATTGAGGTATTCACCGCTGGCTGCGGCATTGGGGCTGGCTTTTTCTGGCGCAGCATGGGCGCAACAAGCATCGGAAGTGACGCTGGGAGAAGTACAGGTTCGCAGTGATCGCCAGCTCGACCCCAGCTACAACCCGCCTACGGCAACGAGCGCAACCAAGATTGAGGCACCGCTGCGCGATATTCCTCAGACCGTGAATGTGGTGCCGCAGAGCCTGCTGCGCGATCAGGTCGCGCAATCCATGCAAGACGCCCTCAAAGCCGTGCCTGGCGTGGGACTGTCTCATGGTGATGGTCAGCGCGATCAGGTCACGATTCGCGGTTTCTCGGCCATTGCCGATCAGTTTGTGGATGGTTTGCGCGATGACGCGCTGTACTTCCGGGACCTGTCCAACATCGAGCAGATTGAAGTGCTCAAGGGCCCAGCTTCGGTGCTCTACGGGCGAGGTTCATCGGGCGGCTTGATCAACCGCATCACCAAGAAGCCGGGGGGTAACCTCAGCGAAGTGGGGCTGACACTTGGACGCTGGAACCAGCGCCGGGGCGAGTTCGATCTGGCTCGTGCACCAGAAGGCAGTGTGGTGTCCTATCGCCTGACCGGTGCCGTGGAGCGCGCCGACAGCTATCGCGATCAGCAGTTTCTGGATCGCAAGGCTCTGGCTGCATCGGTGCTGATCAAACCCAGCGCCGACACCAGTGTGCTGTTGCAGGCCGACTACCTCAAAGACAGCCGGTTGACGGATTTCGGTATACCCGCGTATCAGGGCAGGCCCGTCAACGTGGCCCCGGGCACCTATTACGGCGCGGCGAATGCCAGGGATGTGGATGTGAGCAGAGCCGAGGTGGCCTCGCTGGGTGCGACCTTGAATCACCGTATCAGCGACAGCTTGTCGCTGCGCAATGCATTCCGCTACTACGACTATTCGCTGGATAGAAGCAACACGCTGGTCGGCTCGGTCAATGAGAAGGCGATGACTGCATCGCTGACCCGTGGCAATCTGCAGCGTGACGAGAGTGGCTTTTCCAATCAGACCGAGCTGACGCAAAAGCTGGAGCTGGCGGGCATGAAGCATCAGCTGCTGTATGGCCTTGAATTCGGCCGCCAGATCAAGGAACTGGTCTCATACAGCCGCGCCAATGTGGCAACTGTCTCGCTCTTGAATCCGGTGCTGCCAACCCTGCCGCCGCGCATTGATGGCAATCCGTCGGCAGACAACCGCAGCGTCTTCAAGGTGGCCAGCGTATACCTGCAGGATCTGGTCACCATTACCCCGCAGTGGAAGGCTCTGGCTGGTGTGCGTTACGACCGTTTCCAGCAGGACACGCATGAACGGCTGCCTGGCAAGCCGGATCTGGGTCGTACGGATACAGCCTGGAGTCCGCGCGTCGGTCTGGTCTATCAGCCATCGTCTGCGTGGTCTTATTACGCTTCGTGGAGCAAGTCCTTCCAGCCCTCGGGTGAAGCTTTTGCGCTGGCTGCCAGCAATGCGCAACTGGCACCGGAGAAAACGACCAGCCAGGAGGTTGGTGTCAAGTGGGATCTGCCGGACGGCAAGGCTTCGGTCACGGCTTCGCTGTTCAAGCTGGAGCGCACCAATATCAAGAGTACCGACCCCACAACCAATACCGTAGTACCTCTGGGTGTGCAGCGCACCAACGGCTTGGAGCTGACCTTTGCGGGCGAGATCGCGCCCACCTGGCAAGTCTGGGCAGGTTATGCCTTCCTCGACGGTGAAATGGTGACATCACCGGCCGTTGATGCAGGCCAGCCCGTGCAGGGCAAGCGCCCCACGCTGACGGCCAAGCACAGTGCCAACCTCTGGGTCACCAAAGCTCTGGGCCATGGCTTCGGTCTGGGCGGGGGACTGAACTATGTGGGGGCCCGATTCGCCAATCCTGGTAATACCGTGACCTTGCCCGGCTACATGACCGTGGATGCCATGGCCTACTACCGCATGGGTGCCTGGGATGTGCAGCTCAAGCTCAACAACCTGCTGGATCGCCGCTATATCGTCGCCGGTCATGGCAGCTCGCCCAATCTCAACCTGCCGGGTGCTCCACGCTCGGCCCAGGTTGTGGCGCGCTATCGCTTTTAA
- a CDS encoding MFS transporter: MGATLKPQNVVALMLAASLASTIGGLPFNTLPVLLGSLADSFHLQPEQVGLLGSICFGGYLLGTLGAPIWMNRLNWRWLTVVGAIGTALCFALSAMVQALPLLYVSWACTGFFASTMTCLGMRMLSDLPNKERAFGVRQGVELSVTAAVLFALPPLLIARFQYAGAAWALAALVLLLGLSVFWGPSGAHARSTLSTDVLTIQPQRMPVKAWWALAVLWLFLVGNIGLWAFLERIGVHLSVSATDMGVVFAVLKLLGSVAAFFIAGVGARWSLVRGLSVTLLGLMGGLGLLASATGFGFYAAGAWLWEFAFTCGCVLQTAHIARTDPSGRAIVLVPGAFALASMVGPGVAGKLMGAQGIEPVLWFALASSVVPILNLLLSKKSHSNQPLVHAG, from the coding sequence ATGGGCGCGACCCTTAAACCTCAAAATGTGGTCGCACTCATGCTGGCGGCCAGTCTGGCCTCCACCATTGGTGGTCTGCCGTTCAATACTCTGCCTGTGCTGCTGGGAAGCCTGGCTGACAGCTTTCATCTGCAGCCTGAGCAGGTGGGCCTTCTCGGCTCCATCTGCTTTGGCGGCTATCTGCTGGGCACGCTGGGAGCGCCTATCTGGATGAACCGACTCAACTGGCGCTGGCTGACGGTGGTGGGTGCCATTGGTACGGCGCTGTGCTTTGCGCTCAGCGCCATGGTGCAGGCCTTGCCGCTGCTGTATGTCAGCTGGGCTTGCACCGGCTTTTTTGCGTCGACCATGACTTGCTTGGGCATGCGGATGCTTTCCGATCTGCCCAACAAGGAGCGCGCCTTTGGTGTGCGTCAGGGCGTGGAGCTTTCTGTGACGGCTGCGGTGCTGTTTGCGCTGCCGCCACTGCTGATTGCCCGCTTTCAGTATGCGGGTGCAGCCTGGGCCTTGGCTGCGCTGGTGCTGCTGCTGGGGCTCTCCGTTTTCTGGGGGCCGAGTGGGGCGCACGCCCGCTCAACGCTCTCAACCGATGTGCTAACCATTCAGCCTCAGCGCATGCCTGTGAAAGCCTGGTGGGCGCTGGCAGTGCTGTGGCTGTTTCTGGTCGGCAATATCGGTCTGTGGGCGTTTCTGGAGCGCATAGGTGTTCACCTGTCCGTCAGTGCAACGGACATGGGTGTGGTCTTTGCCGTGCTCAAGCTGCTTGGCAGCGTGGCGGCTTTCTTCATTGCCGGGGTGGGGGCGCGCTGGTCTCTGGTGCGGGGGCTGAGCGTGACCTTGCTGGGCCTGATGGGCGGGCTGGGTCTGCTGGCATCAGCCACGGGTTTTGGCTTTTATGCCGCTGGTGCCTGGCTCTGGGAATTTGCCTTTACCTGCGGCTGCGTGCTGCAGACGGCCCATATCGCGCGCACCGACCCATCGGGACGCGCCATTGTGCTGGTGCCGGGTGCGTTTGCACTGGCTTCCATGGTGGGGCCGGGTGTGGCGGGCAAGCTCATGGGCGCGCAGGGGATTGAGCCTGTGCTTTGGTTCGCGCTGGCTTCCAGCGTTGTGCCCATCCTCAATTTGCTGCTCAGCAAAAAATCGCATTCAAATCAGCCTTTGGTGCATGCTGGATAA
- a CDS encoding OB-fold domain-containing protein, translating into MAWNKPLPHPTEISAPYWEGLKAHEVRIQQCDRGHSLFFPRTHCPTCGSRSLKWSKVSGEGTLYSFTIARIPTMPEFTDEMPQALAVVELKEGVRINTTMVGVDPEALKVGMEVRPVFDDRPGEVTLLRFTDKAGSHPSVIKAEEEAAPSTTAEQENAVPKRKISVKDIDAMKLLVSEEYSPWSNEFTVSQEVINDFAKLSGDDYWIHTDPVQAREKSPFGTTIAHGALVQVLASQLQIPLDYEVVDFNNMVNYGSDRLRFPSPVPSGCKIRARARIKAVEQVKSGVQTTMEINVHVVGQDRPAVINDLVILYM; encoded by the coding sequence ATGGCCTGGAACAAACCTCTGCCGCATCCCACGGAAATTTCGGCTCCGTACTGGGAAGGCCTCAAGGCCCATGAAGTCCGCATTCAGCAATGCGACCGCGGACATTCATTGTTTTTCCCTCGCACCCATTGCCCCACCTGCGGATCGCGCTCCTTGAAGTGGAGCAAAGTCTCGGGAGAAGGCACGCTTTACAGCTTCACCATTGCGCGCATTCCCACCATGCCCGAGTTCACGGACGAGATGCCTCAGGCACTGGCCGTGGTTGAGCTGAAAGAAGGCGTTCGCATCAACACCACCATGGTGGGTGTCGATCCTGAAGCGCTGAAGGTTGGCATGGAAGTGCGCCCTGTGTTTGACGACCGCCCCGGCGAAGTCACACTGCTGCGCTTTACCGACAAGGCGGGCAGCCATCCTTCGGTTATCAAGGCCGAAGAAGAGGCCGCACCGTCCACCACTGCCGAGCAGGAAAACGCGGTCCCCAAGCGCAAGATTTCCGTCAAGGACATCGATGCCATGAAGTTGCTGGTCTCAGAGGAATACAGCCCCTGGTCCAACGAGTTCACCGTGAGCCAGGAAGTTATCAACGACTTCGCCAAGCTCTCGGGCGATGACTACTGGATTCACACCGACCCCGTGCAAGCGCGTGAAAAGAGCCCGTTTGGCACGACCATCGCCCATGGCGCTCTGGTTCAGGTGCTGGCCAGCCAGCTCCAGATCCCTTTGGACTACGAGGTGGTTGATTTCAACAACATGGTCAATTACGGCTCGGATCGTCTGCGCTTCCCATCGCCTGTTCCCTCTGGCTGCAAGATTCGCGCCCGTGCGCGTATCAAGGCGGTTGAGCAGGTCAAGAGCGGTGTGCAGACCACCATGGAAATCAACGTCCATGTGGTGGGTCAGGACCGCCCTGCGGTCATCAATGATCTGGTGATTCTGTACATGTAA
- a CDS encoding thiolase family protein: MGLQGKAALVGVAQYKPEKYATAPRMFHLEQVADLTLQALEDAGMELSEVDGLITSGPHFHEAGSFVPAMAGEYLGVRLNFAEVVDLGGASSVAMVWRAAAAIELGLCNTVVCVLPSRMTPLSEHDDHFKEVMKSSRFGGHSTRFGAPEAEMDLPYGHMAQNTGYAMIAQRYGAVYGYDAAALARISVDQRFNACHNPNAMFYGQPITVDDVLNSRMVAEPLRVLEIVLPAAGGGAMIVTRADRAKTTKHRPVSIVGCGEHVSSKSPTYMADMLKTPIGPASAKAFEMAGMRPSDMHMAQIYDCYTITVMLSLEDAGFCEKGKGMGFLRNNDFTFKGNFPMNTHGGQLSFGQSGTAGGMSQVIEAVHQIQGRAGDRQLGRNDLAYVSGTGGVMSEQGALILRGA, from the coding sequence ATGGGTTTGCAAGGAAAAGCGGCGCTGGTAGGCGTTGCACAGTACAAGCCGGAGAAATACGCGACAGCACCACGCATGTTCCATCTGGAGCAGGTGGCTGACCTGACGCTGCAGGCTCTGGAAGACGCGGGCATGGAGTTGTCCGAGGTCGATGGTTTGATCACCAGCGGCCCCCACTTTCATGAAGCCGGCTCTTTTGTGCCGGCCATGGCGGGTGAATACCTGGGTGTGCGACTGAACTTTGCCGAGGTCGTTGACCTAGGCGGAGCCAGCTCCGTAGCCATGGTGTGGCGTGCAGCCGCAGCGATTGAGCTGGGCCTGTGCAACACCGTGGTCTGCGTGCTGCCATCGCGCATGACGCCGCTGTCTGAGCATGACGACCACTTCAAGGAAGTCATGAAGTCCAGCCGTTTTGGCGGCCACAGCACCCGCTTTGGTGCGCCTGAAGCCGAGATGGACCTGCCCTACGGTCACATGGCTCAGAACACCGGCTACGCCATGATTGCCCAGCGCTATGGCGCGGTGTATGGCTACGATGCAGCGGCGCTTGCGCGCATCAGCGTGGACCAGCGCTTCAACGCCTGTCACAACCCCAACGCCATGTTCTACGGCCAGCCCATTACGGTGGATGACGTGCTGAACTCGCGCATGGTGGCCGAGCCCCTGCGCGTGCTGGAAATCGTGCTGCCCGCCGCAGGTGGCGGTGCCATGATCGTCACCCGTGCAGATCGCGCCAAGACCACCAAGCACCGTCCCGTCAGCATTGTTGGCTGCGGCGAGCATGTCAGCAGCAAGTCGCCCACTTATATGGCTGACATGCTCAAAACCCCCATCGGCCCGGCATCTGCCAAGGCATTCGAGATGGCTGGAATGCGCCCTTCCGATATGCACATGGCGCAGATCTATGACTGCTACACCATCACCGTGATGCTGTCGCTGGAAGACGCGGGCTTTTGCGAAAAGGGCAAGGGCATGGGCTTCCTGCGCAACAACGACTTCACCTTCAAGGGCAACTTCCCCATGAACACCCACGGTGGTCAGCTGAGCTTCGGCCAGTCGGGCACAGCGGGCGGCATGTCGCAAGTGATTGAAGCGGTGCACCAGATTCAGGGCCGTGCAGGTGACAGACAGCTGGGTCGCAACGATCTGGCCTATGTGTCCGGCACCGGTGGCGTGATGAGCGAGCAGGGCGCCTTGATCCTGCGGGGAGCATAA
- a CDS encoding YCF48-related protein: protein MKTAVGIGAAALVAFASALAFAPRTPPPLAPTTIGVERSHFNTVTQVGDRLLAAGALGGILYSDDKGVTWTSAKLSQDRQALLVSIAFAPDKKTGFAVGHEGWMLRTKDAGSTWEEVAFTKENGEPLMSIARLPSGDWISVGAFGRAITSKDNGQTWGPLTLPAEVEDKHMNRIASTEDGKNWLIVGERGLVIKSTDSGETWQIEPEFYNGSFYNAMSTREGGWLIYGMRGNAFVQTAPGEPWSKSTIQAPISFFGHAQEKDGTIVLVGQGSMLGMSKDGGKTFTLQRAKGRATLTDIVLTGPDSGWISSDAGLQPFPPSQAKAAAPADQGAKQ from the coding sequence GTGAAAACAGCCGTCGGTATCGGCGCAGCAGCATTGGTGGCCTTTGCCTCTGCGCTCGCCTTTGCACCTCGCACCCCACCCCCACTGGCCCCCACAACGATTGGCGTTGAGCGCAGCCACTTCAACACCGTCACTCAGGTGGGCGACAGGTTGCTGGCCGCCGGTGCTCTGGGTGGAATCCTCTACTCTGACGACAAAGGCGTGACCTGGACCTCCGCCAAACTCAGCCAGGACCGTCAGGCCCTGCTCGTCAGCATTGCTTTCGCTCCCGACAAGAAAACCGGTTTTGCCGTGGGCCACGAGGGCTGGATGCTTCGCACCAAGGATGCTGGCAGCACCTGGGAAGAGGTCGCCTTCACCAAAGAAAACGGCGAGCCGCTGATGTCGATTGCACGCCTGCCTTCGGGTGACTGGATCAGCGTCGGCGCGTTTGGCCGCGCCATCACCTCCAAGGACAACGGTCAGACCTGGGGCCCGCTGACGCTGCCTGCCGAAGTCGAAGACAAACACATGAACCGCATTGCCAGCACTGAAGATGGCAAGAACTGGCTGATCGTGGGCGAGCGCGGCCTGGTCATCAAGTCAACGGACTCTGGCGAGACATGGCAGATCGAGCCTGAGTTCTACAACGGCTCTTTCTACAACGCCATGTCTACCCGCGAAGGTGGCTGGCTCATCTACGGCATGCGTGGCAACGCATTTGTGCAGACCGCACCGGGCGAGCCGTGGAGCAAGTCCACGATTCAGGCGCCTATCTCCTTTTTCGGCCACGCCCAGGAAAAAGACGGAACCATTGTTCTCGTCGGCCAGGGCAGCATGCTGGGCATGAGCAAGGACGGAGGCAAGACTTTCACGCTGCAGCGCGCCAAGGGCCGCGCGACCCTGACCGACATCGTGCTGACCGGCCCTGACAGTGGCTGGATTTCCAGCGACGCGGGCCTGCAGCCCTTCCCCCCCTCTCAGGCCAAGGCAGCCGCACCCGCTGACCAAGGAGCGAAACAATGA
- a CDS encoding RND family transporter codes for MTLSEPTSRLDRMIAATARWLISWSKSIVALTLIATVLLAISATRTHLDPGFNKLIPMRHDYMTAFLKHASTFSGANRILVSVEWKGQQGDIYNKEFLDALRGVTDEVFFTPGVNRGQVYSLYTPNVKYIEITEVGYVGEVLIPSRFEANEEGLAKVRSNVAKSGQIGSLVSNDLKSAMVRADLLEVDPKTGEKLDYHKVAQRLEEIRSKFESKDISIHIIGFSKVLGDVMDGLSTVMTFFAIAFVITTIMLRMYTKSTNLTVVGLAVALLPVIWLLGILPLIGYGIDPMSILVPFLIFSIGVSHAVQMTGAWKHDVRAGLSSKLAAENAIRKLAIPGALALLTNALGFMVIMLIDIPIVHELGLTACMGVLLMIITNKVFLPAVLANLRLEKKAMQAPSSTSNGRNPIWWKLSGLAESRPALLTLAVSLVLLAVGTYESRNLLTGDVGTGAPELRAESRYNRDNDNIISNYSIGMDVLSVFVETSNLDEGCLNWQVMNAVERFDARMRRVDGVQSVSTVSGLAKIAASSNNEGNPRWAALQRTEASLRSGAKALSPDLGLNTEGCKVINLQVFLKNHEGATLTHVVNEVRDFIAADKTPNVKFLLAGGNAGVAVATNEAVEHAEVQMLGSIFGAITLLCWLTFRSWRAVLCIVVPLAIVSILCNALMAMLGIGLKVPTLPVVALGVGVGVDYGIYLFESMQHELRERDISLREAFYEAMRQRGNAAIFTALTMSIGVGTWAFSALKFQADMGILLAFMFLVNMLGAIFLLPAMAAWLNVGPAEAKARAKRMQKQPGTKTTAGTSSTGGISHAGGMLKPEPQSSMNGKV; via the coding sequence ATGACTTTGAGTGAACCCACCAGCCGGCTGGACCGGATGATTGCAGCGACTGCGCGCTGGCTGATTTCGTGGAGCAAATCCATCGTCGCTCTGACGCTGATTGCCACGGTACTGCTGGCCATTTCTGCCACGCGCACTCATCTGGACCCTGGCTTTAACAAGCTGATCCCCATGCGTCATGACTACATGACGGCTTTCCTCAAGCACGCAAGCACCTTCTCTGGCGCCAACCGCATTCTGGTAAGCGTGGAGTGGAAAGGCCAGCAGGGCGACATCTACAACAAGGAATTTCTGGATGCGCTGCGCGGCGTGACGGACGAGGTGTTCTTCACCCCTGGCGTCAACCGCGGTCAGGTGTATTCGCTGTACACACCGAACGTGAAGTACATCGAGATCACCGAAGTGGGCTATGTGGGCGAGGTGCTGATTCCATCGCGCTTTGAAGCCAACGAGGAGGGTCTTGCCAAGGTCCGCTCCAACGTAGCCAAGTCCGGCCAGATTGGCTCGCTGGTCAGCAACGATCTGAAGTCCGCCATGGTGCGCGCCGACTTGCTGGAAGTGGACCCCAAGACCGGCGAAAAGCTGGACTACCACAAGGTCGCCCAGCGACTGGAAGAGATTCGCAGCAAGTTTGAAAGCAAGGACATCTCCATTCACATCATTGGTTTCTCCAAGGTGCTGGGTGATGTGATGGATGGCCTGAGCACCGTGATGACGTTTTTCGCCATCGCGTTCGTGATCACAACCATCATGCTGCGCATGTATACCAAGTCCACCAACCTCACCGTGGTGGGTCTGGCTGTGGCCTTGCTGCCGGTGATCTGGCTGCTGGGTATCTTGCCGCTGATCGGTTACGGCATCGACCCCATGTCGATTCTGGTGCCCTTTCTGATCTTCTCCATCGGCGTATCGCATGCCGTGCAGATGACGGGGGCCTGGAAGCATGATGTGCGCGCCGGCCTGAGCTCCAAGCTCGCCGCCGAGAACGCGATTCGCAAGCTGGCCATTCCCGGCGCACTGGCGCTGCTGACTAACGCCCTGGGCTTCATGGTCATCATGCTGATCGACATCCCCATCGTGCATGAACTGGGCCTGACCGCCTGCATGGGCGTGCTGCTGATGATCATCACCAACAAGGTATTCCTGCCTGCGGTGCTGGCCAATCTGCGTCTGGAAAAAAAGGCCATGCAAGCGCCCTCTTCGACATCCAACGGCCGCAACCCCATCTGGTGGAAGCTATCGGGTCTGGCCGAATCACGCCCCGCTCTGCTGACGCTGGCGGTGTCGCTGGTGCTGCTGGCTGTGGGCACTTACGAGTCTCGCAATCTGCTGACGGGTGACGTGGGCACCGGTGCCCCAGAGCTGCGTGCCGAATCGCGCTACAACCGCGACAACGACAACATCATCAGCAACTACTCCATTGGTATGGATGTGCTGTCCGTCTTCGTGGAAACCTCCAACCTCGACGAAGGCTGCCTGAACTGGCAGGTGATGAATGCCGTAGAGCGTTTTGACGCCCGCATGCGCCGCGTGGATGGTGTTCAATCGGTCTCTACCGTCTCCGGTCTGGCCAAGATTGCAGCCTCCAGCAACAACGAGGGCAATCCCCGCTGGGCTGCTCTTCAGCGCACAGAAGCGTCTTTGCGCTCCGGCGCCAAAGCACTGTCGCCTGATCTGGGTCTGAACACCGAAGGCTGCAAGGTCATCAACCTGCAAGTCTTCCTGAAGAACCACGAAGGCGCGACACTGACCCATGTGGTCAACGAAGTGCGTGACTTCATCGCTGCAGACAAGACACCTAACGTCAAGTTCCTGCTGGCTGGCGGCAACGCCGGTGTGGCCGTTGCGACCAATGAAGCCGTCGAGCACGCTGAAGTGCAGATGCTGGGCTCCATCTTTGGTGCCATCACGCTGCTGTGCTGGCTGACTTTCCGCAGCTGGCGCGCCGTGCTGTGCATCGTCGTACCGCTGGCCATCGTGTCCATTCTCTGCAACGCCTTGATGGCCATGCTGGGCATTGGCCTGAAGGTGCCTACGCTGCCCGTGGTAGCACTGGGTGTGGGCGTGGGCGTGGACTACGGAATCTACCTGTTCGAGAGCATGCAGCACGAGCTGCGCGAACGCGACATCTCGCTGCGCGAGGCCTTCTATGAGGCCATGCGCCAGCGTGGCAATGCGGCCATCTTCACTGCTCTGACCATGTCGATCGGCGTGGGCACCTGGGCCTTCTCGGCTCTGAAGTTCCAGGCTGACATGGGCATCTTGCTGGCCTTCATGTTCCTGGTGAACATGCTAGGCGCCATCTTCCTGTTGCCCGCCATGGCCGCCTGGCTGAATGTGGGTCCGGCAGAAGCCAAGGCCCGCGCCAAGCGCATGCAAAAGCAGCCAGGCACCAAGACCACAGCCGGCACCAGCAGCACCGGTGGCATCAGCCATGCAGGCGGCATGCTCAAGCCTGAACCCCAATCGTCCATGAACGGAAAAGTGTGA
- a CDS encoding nuclear transport factor 2 family protein: MNTAASTLEQVLLEHALSQTLTRYATACDTRNWDLLQQVFTPDCTTIYGGGYICEGVARVRHMISTHLDGCGPTQHLLGNLEVDASNPARPRSKIQVRAVHQGLGERAHLRYDAIGFYEDEWLQLPQGWRIQKRSMTMLLEIGDRSVLQPAPKP, encoded by the coding sequence ATGAATACTGCAGCAAGCACTCTGGAGCAGGTTCTTCTCGAGCATGCTTTGTCCCAGACTCTGACTCGCTATGCCACGGCATGCGACACACGCAACTGGGACTTGCTGCAGCAGGTTTTCACACCTGACTGCACCACGATTTATGGCGGCGGCTACATCTGCGAAGGTGTGGCCAGGGTACGTCACATGATCAGCACGCACCTCGACGGCTGCGGCCCCACCCAGCACCTGCTGGGCAATCTGGAAGTGGATGCCAGCAACCCGGCCCGCCCGCGCAGCAAAATTCAGGTGCGAGCAGTGCATCAAGGGCTGGGCGAGCGCGCTCATCTGCGCTACGACGCCATTGGCTTTTATGAAGACGAATGGCTGCAGCTGCCGCAAGGCTGGCGCATTCAAAAGCGCAGCATGACCATGCTGCTGGAGATCGGTGATCGCTCAGTGCTCCAGCCTGCACCCAAGCCCTGA
- a CDS encoding dienelactone hydrolase family protein → MMPPTELRSETQGEIRFKSSSPYDLDVLLNQPAKAEATMGMGKLFLPKGASEKKQVPAMVVLPGSAGAIPGRENETAQMLADNGIAALLVDNFKPRGISEEMPYALKIMGTSEFDAVADAYAALKALNKHPAIDGWRIGVMGFSKGGIAARMSMDARIRDKLAPFIQPFAMHVDFYGPCYALLQSQKTTGSPLLSFRAGEDASNDLVACAQQEAILRKAGSDVSTVVYAKAGHDWESDKPREMTSRPYLAGCTIEFNDKYFPVLNGQPLIPAGAQPDRQTRYQIRVQSGKALGDCVKVGYIAGRDESARSLGSKQLLQFLKARFEM, encoded by the coding sequence ATGATGCCGCCCACGGAGCTGCGCAGCGAGACACAGGGTGAAATTCGTTTCAAATCCAGCAGCCCTTACGACCTTGATGTGTTGCTCAATCAGCCAGCGAAGGCAGAGGCGACCATGGGCATGGGCAAGCTGTTTTTGCCCAAGGGAGCCAGCGAGAAAAAACAGGTGCCAGCCATGGTTGTCCTGCCCGGTAGTGCTGGAGCCATTCCTGGACGTGAGAACGAAACTGCGCAGATGCTGGCGGACAACGGCATTGCTGCGCTGCTGGTTGATAACTTCAAGCCGCGCGGCATCAGCGAAGAGATGCCTTATGCACTCAAGATCATGGGGACCTCCGAGTTCGATGCCGTGGCCGATGCTTATGCGGCGCTCAAGGCTTTGAACAAGCACCCGGCCATTGATGGCTGGCGTATTGGGGTAATGGGATTTTCTAAAGGCGGAATCGCGGCGCGCATGAGCATGGATGCACGTATTCGCGACAAGCTGGCACCTTTTATTCAGCCTTTTGCCATGCATGTGGACTTCTACGGTCCTTGCTACGCGTTGCTGCAGTCACAAAAAACCACGGGCTCTCCGCTGCTCAGCTTTAGAGCGGGAGAGGATGCATCGAACGACCTTGTCGCCTGTGCCCAGCAGGAAGCAATTTTGCGCAAGGCCGGCTCGGATGTCAGCACGGTGGTCTACGCCAAGGCCGGCCATGACTGGGAAAGTGACAAGCCGCGCGAGATGACGAGCCGCCCCTACCTGGCGGGCTGCACGATTGAGTTCAATGACAAGTACTTTCCGGTCTTGAATGGTCAGCCACTGATTCCTGCCGGTGCTCAGCCCGATCGCCAGACCCGCTACCAGATTCGCGTGCAAAGCGGTAAGGCGCTGGGCGACTGCGTCAAGGTTGGCTATATCGCTGGTCGTGATGAGTCTGCTCGAAGCCTGGGGAGCAAGCAGCTGCTGCAGTTTCTCAAGGCACGGTTTGAGATGTAG